ATAAGCTAAAAAGAATTTATATCATAAACTAACACCTTCCTAGTCTACTTTATTGTAACAGTGGATTGTTCATCCCTGAATTATATCAAACATCATACAATACATATTTTGTCAGTTCTAATTGTTGGATTGTGTACATGGTTGTCATTTTCTTTGCTCTTCTATTGAAATGCACAAAGGACATGAAAAAAGCATGGCACAAATCCCAATTTCCTCATCTTTGACTCTATTGACCAGTAGCCAAATATAGCTTGTAAAACAAGTCCCCTTCAGATTGGGTATAATAGTTCATCTTGATGATAACTTAGGGAACTGAGATTCAACTTGGTCTTGCGGTGGAAAGTCAGAAGGCAACTTTGTCTGTGAAGAGGAGGTTGGCATGTGAGCAGCTGATTTACTTTAGTCAGGTTTTTATTCCAATCTTTTGAGCCTCATCATTAATGTTTTAAATCACTAACTTTATAACTGCAATCTGCTTTAAGGGTTTGTTTGGATACAAGGTATAAGTACTTTTGAGAGTTTCTCTTTTGGAAATATAAAGTTTTTCCGGTAGAGAAGCTATCGAAAGCTGTCAAAAGGACTTTTAGTCTTGTATCCAAACATGCTCTTTGCCTCATTGACTAGtttaagagatttttttattgtagtcCAATATTTCCTTTTAACACCAGTTTTGTTGTATGTTCTGTTGCTGATTGCTGtttctcaaataaaaatgtttctcaCTTTCTTGAGCAGGCGTATCACTGCTTGTCAGGATGCGACATCAACCAAGGGCTTGGAAGGAAGCATATTCGATTTATCAAATGGAAGTTCCTTGAATCCAAGGTTAGTAATAGTAATGCTATCAACATTGATTAAATACTTCCCACCCCACCAGAAGATAAATCTTTGGCATAGCCaataatatatgaatttagTTGGAAACATTgagagtaaatattttttacaatctAATCTAATCATGAATTGAcatatagttaaaaattattgatttttttaacaattgttTAAAAAGTTGTTAGaatgatttctaattagttGCACCTGATACGATGACAACATATCAAAATTAACTCATACTACCTCCATTATATTTAGGTatataatgttaatatatatagattaagaaatatttaatgaaaataatattatatttggactaaaatatctttatttaatacttGATGCTTGATGGCTAAACCACTGGCAGCGGATAGATATGACATAAGGatatatttgaaagaaaaaaaaacattaattaaactttgaaattttaaaacatctattattttgagataaaaaaatggtaaaacaTCAAAATTCATGGGAAGGAGATAGTAATACATATGATCCATACCTTATTCCTAGTTCCAATTTTGTCAGGCTGCAGCCTACTACTACCATGGACTGATCCTTGACAAGGGTAGTGAACCAAGCAGCCACATTGGTGCTGTGTCTTGTTTTCTTGCCGCAGAAGAACTTCTGGCTGAAAGCAAGAAGGCATGCTTAAGCTTTTGTCTTGCACCTCCAGTGACAAGGTTGGTTTTGATCTTTAACTCTTGTCTGAgatggttctttttgtaatatttctttatcttaaaaattctGTATTTCTTTGTCAAGGGCTCCTCCAGTCTGGGGTGCTATGAAATTCTTACACCAGAAAATTCCTGAAGTTGCATCAAGGAAGTCCCAGATGTATGGCTACCTCTGGGAGAAAGAGAAGTAAGTAGCTTTATTTGTTTACAACTCTGATTAACTAACCGGACAAAATGTGCTTTAAGTCTTTATACTTCTATCAAACTTAATTTTGGTCCCTGTACTTTTAAATTTAGTCtttcaacttttaaaaatatgtttttagtcccttGTCAAGTCTAAACTTAATATTTAGTGACAGTTTTTAACCGGTACAAAGTTGGAGAGACTTATTTGTTGTGCAATTGAGAGAGATAAACATCTGAGAATTTTCACTAATAGACCACCGAACAATCAGATAAGTAAATTTAACACCACGTTTCAACTCAAAACCATAAGACTCAAGttttatgggtcttctcctcacttatatagtGTTTAACCTTCTCATTCATACCTAATATGAgatttcacctcacacttgtattttaatataaattcacatattttctaataatgtTGGAGgactaaatttatcaatttgaaaataaagggataaaaatcaaatttgactgAAAATACAAGTACCAAAAACACTCCGGACTCATTTGATTTATAGCCAGATTCCTAATTTCCTTCATATATAATAAGGAATTATGCATAATTTGGAAATTTGTTAATGATGCAGAGGACTTCAATCATTGCCAGATCTTCCTGAGTTCCAATTATCATTACGTCCAGATGACTATGAACTGCCTGAAATTGATCCTGCATGGGATAGTAAAAACTGGAAATCTCTAGGGCAGCCATTGAAGGAGCACCTTAGAGATAGTGATGAGACTGAAGAGAATCCAACTGATTGAGAAACTTAAATGGTCttctttcttttgtattttcttttgtattttgtagTTGAATACATGCTTGAGTGTCAAAGCTCTTCTATACATGCTAACACTATCATAGAATATCAGGGTTACTATTCATTATATGACTCCCAAGTTACAAAATCTTAGTGAATCACAAACTTATCTCCATAATCAACAATAAGACATAGCCTTATCAATCAAAACCAAATGCCTTTTGACTTTTAAACCAACTGGGATAAAAACTTGTTTTGAAAAtgttcataaaattttataaaaaattattttttttaaaattttatttagttgtgTTATTTTAAAACCCAAATCTGCATAGGTAATATTCTAGACAccaccataaaaaaaaaaaaatccagacGCTTCTTCTCTCATCCTCTCTTAATTCATTGAGTTTTGCGTACTACCGTCAAAACGGGTTGGAACCCGTGGGCCAACCCAGTCCGGCCTAAAGAAGAAAGATTTTAGTTAGTTAGGAAATTGAATCCGTGATGGGTCAGGTTGACTCATGTAGTCTACCTAAAAATTAACCTAATATCAAGCCTATTACTTGCTGTGTTTTctactgattttttttagtcACTTGTAATGTTTTAGACTTCAAAGCTAAAAGTTATAGACTTCGATGTTTTTTTAGTATTTGTGCtttataatattgtttaaaattattttattctagaCTATTTTGGCTCACatttcattgatattttttagcttcatgaaatttaaaaataatattatcatttattattcaaaattatgctaaatattcaaatttatttttttaaaattaattttctgttgattattcttttaaaaaataattttttagtttcaggTGGATGGGTGGATCAGTCTATTTAATCCATCAACCTGTGATGGGTTAGGTCGAACTAACATTTATGGgacttaataaaaattgaatcgGGTTAGACTAACCTCTTTATAAGATAGGTTGGACCTAATAATTCGAACTGACATGCTTTGACTTTTCTAGATCTGCAGTTTTAATTGAATAGTATGATTAGAATAATTTcaagattataaaaaatcatttaaggtttttcattttgatgataaaatgataaataattatttttatatttttcataatattacCATGATTTTGTGAGTTGGTATGATTTTAATTCATAGTTTATACGCACACTAAAAATTTGTCAATTGTGTTACCTCGATAATTATCTAACCATTTCTTCTCTGTTATCGTTGTTGGTCATTATACAAACCCGTTTTTTCTAGCATTAGAAGTTATTCTTAAACCTTTGTCAATGAATCGATTTCCTTTGCTCTATAAGGAACAATAGCATGACGCTTGATCGATCCAACATTTCTCCAAAtcccaaatatttttcttctctaacttttcttatatttttcgtTCTTCTTGACATTCTTCGTGAGACTGCAATGTGTTTGTTCGTGCACGGGTTCAAACACAGCGTTGTGGAAACCTTGGAGAGCAAAGAAATCCTATTATATCGAAGGTTTATTGGAATTTTCTTTTGGGGAAGTGGTTATTGTTACAACACAATATTCcttatactcttttttttttatcttatttcaaACAcataattcataaatcaaatgagttaaatttaagttaaaaaatgaatttgttaaataaatgagttaaatttaaattatgtgtaATTTGATTCAATTAGTTCATGAacccatttatatatatataatattttatattattaaatttatataattgatttttaactaatactatatatttatgaaataaataaaaatatgaagaaaaaaattataatttaaatcaaattaaacagaCTTGTTCACGAACTTAagtattcaattaaatttgagaaaaaaaaaatatcgtaTTAAAATCGAGTTAAAATTTAAGTCGAGATGGATTTAGATCGAGTTATTTCCATCCCTTGTTTCTAATCATGTTTAAAAACtcaggaaatttgaattttaatttaacttttaaaagtaAGCGAGTCTTAATTAGTTTTTTGCAATAATCACGGGTGAATCTTCCCGGTGGCTCACGATAGCAATGAGCCATGAAAGCTAACTTGTCATAGAAGATATGCATGAATAAAGTAGCGTGGCTATATGTGTAATTTGTCCTTTGTTAATTGGATTAGACGATTTAGCCAAAAACGTTATGATCTCAATGTGGAAAATAATTTTGGATCCATCTGATAGAACCCATGCAAAGGCAAATCTATTATTGTTTATCTCTATCTCTAAAATATCATGTTGCCtcttttgaaaggaaaaataaaattcggGGGTAGGGGTGGGGTTAggcatagaaaaatattaataacttcTAATTTATACCATGTAACCAGtcattgattattattattttttaactttattgtATTTTGAATGCGAAATAAGCAAGCAGACATTAACAGGAAGGATGTAACTGTAactccaaaaaaattattttgaaagtcACCACGTTAAAGAATTTAAACTAgtggataaaaaaatgtaaattattctTCCACGTCTTTTCtagctttttttttgttttaatagctGGTTAGTCCTTGAAGCACGGATAAGTATATTCTcgagaatgaaaattttaattttaatttttgaatttacaaaaattgtgataaattaatcatgtaaaaatttaataataaattaattcttatacTTTTACATCTTAATGTcaaattaatctaaaaaatataatttattattaaattgattcttAAACATTACaatttaaagacaaaataatCTTACATATTTAATGACATTACTAATTTGTTGTATATTAATagactaaatttatatttttcattcttcataaactaatttatcCCTTTATCACAGTTTTAGGAAAGGATTTggctttttatatttgttttttaagaaaaaaaatccttttgtaaattgtaacacacaagttaaaaaaaacaaaaaacaaaataaaatttgatcgcTTTATGACTATTGGTAATTCAGCCGTTGTGCTGCACCTCCTTCCTTATTCAACCGTGTTAGGCTCTTCATTTCTAAATTGGGTATGCCCTTTGCTGGATTATATCCTCTATCCCATTCCCATGACATGAGCATGAAAGAGGTGATGAAAGCTAATTTgtcaatatttcattttttgtgttATCCTTGAAACTGTTTAAAtttcattcttttaatttttccacctaattaaataatacgaagaaaagaaaataatgtggTAGCAATAGATAATTTAGAAAGAgttctatatattttaaaaaaaataaaaacttcataAAATATTCCTATAAAAAGGTGGTACTAGATTAGATGTTAAATTAGAAATATGACTAGATTAACCTAGCTAGTAACAAGTGATGCAATCAAACTTAATTCGTTAAACATTTAATGACCCGAACTTCTCAACTACCAAGATCAATCAATAATATAAAGGGGGAGTGGACCATTTGattgttgtccatactattaattaaactcaataatccttttgttttaattaatcaatgaaCGTAGTCtaactatttaataattatggGAAGTAGGCAAATAGCAGTATCAAATAATACTAGTAACGtattaagttgattttttttcttatttgatttttaatagcTAAGATTTATAATCTCTCAAACTCAAATCCTGAAAGTagcaaaatatttttctgtcttcattttcttttgtcaaAGTGCCCACAACACTCTTACACTTTAGTTGACGTGTGATTTATCTCAAACAGTTAAAAagtcaacaaaatttataatatgtgCTGAAAAACAAAACCCCACCGTCTGTCAATCAGTTAACATTTGCTTTGTTAATGTTGAATTAAAAATCGATCAATATCAATAAAATGGACTGAACCAAAAATTTGATGAATGGGTGGACAAGATAGTTTAGGGAGGCTATTCGCTTCATCGGGCTTgtggaataattttaaatcttcatgtaacctttttttaaaaaattgttagttctaagtaatttttttataaagggtTTAGAGAATTATTGAGAGGATATTATTATAAGCATTATAGTTGAAGGACGAGCTGGATTAATTAAATGCCGACAAGTGAACggattttttcaacaaaacaggATCGGATCATTTAATTTAAgataacacttttatttttaattaattgtaaactgttatctctctttctttttcttttcagtttAATTCTCATTTTGTAAGATTTTTATGGAAAGCATATTCCTATACATCTTTttggaaatttaaaataaactgaaAATATGGCAAATTAAAAGACTATTTTGGGGAATTGTTCGCTTACACAAACCCACACAGAGCATATCAGAGGCATTAATTCTCGGGAGATTTCAACAAAGCTATAGCAATATTAAATTATCAGAATTTTATCAATGCCTTTCAGAACACATGAAGAAGTAAAAGTTGCTCTGTTTAAAATGGGTACTACAAAATTCCCTATTTATCGCTTATCGCATTTATTCTTCTAGAAGATTTTTGGAGTACTTGGAAGAAAAGCTTCGAAGATAGAAATTGCTTACAATGGATCTATTCTACAAGATATCATTCCACACTGCTCAATATGGTTCTATCACTTTGATTATGGGTATTCTTCACGCTTTTGTAACAAAGCTGCATATATTCATGTGCTTGTTTTGCTAAACCTCTCGTGATTCTTGTATATAGATTGAGTATATCCTCCAAATTTATCTTACCTCAATCCTAAAAAATACTAGTTTTCAACCCCCTAAggccttagagagaaaaaaaaaagtatatcccccatatttattatcaaaatagtagttttttttaaaaaaaaaacattaactatcttaaaaaataaaaaataaaaatccattaTAAGCTAACActtgagattttaatttttactttgccACTTTTTCTTATTAAGGTTAactattaatgtttttaaaatcagaTAATTACGGTTGAATAGTGgttgaattaataataattaaatgatataaacAACACGTagcattaaataaatatcatatcataattttattatactaaaaaccaaaataaaatatcatttttatagatttttaacaTGAAATATACATAAAAAGTTGAAATCAAATACACCATAGTATTTccataaaaattatcataatattatAGGTTTACATGCTAACAAAATACAATATATCTATTAACAATAACAAGTTTAcaataagaatgaaaaagaaaatgaaaaattatttaaaactgtACGGGATTAATTGTTGAAactaattgttgaataatcttGAATGTACTTAATTATGTACAATAAACTTTAATTCAGTTTAAGTTTGATTAATTTTCACAATAATGTCCGTATATGACcctataaaaaattgatttacgGTATTAGATATTGTTAAACTAATACATTTGTGaaaacattacaaaaaaaatgtaaatatgtggctaaaaatataaattaaaacagaAATGCTAAATAGTACGAGAAGTTCGTAAGAGAACAAGCTAAGAttagtattttagtttttcGACTTTTTctccccaaggatccattaagCCAAACCCTTATTCTGATTGGCGAATGCTttctttttattggttaaaatcaCTTAAATTCCTACTAAAAGTTCTCGTAACAAATAGCTCTTCTTAAATTAAAAAGCTATGGTTATGTTTCTTAAATTAtctaagttatataaaaatattatattttttaggtttCAAATATCTTATATATCAGACAAGCGTTCAACCACAAGTCCCCcaggaaaaagataaaaaaaactagctaCATGTCCAAAATGCTACTATACAACGTCGTTGACAAATCATTATTACGGTAATAAATAGAGGTGAGAAGCTAGGAATATGTCTCCCGGACCACATGCATTTTATTGAAAGCGAGACACAATTAAGGGAAATTGTTGAAGTGACATCTGATTTTGGGTGCTATAGATCGATTGAAGGAACAGAGAGTCacagagataaaaaaagaaatcaataaatatgataaatagtgtaatgagaaatgaaatgaaaagaaaagaaaaattagagttataagatttgcttgatgattaagagtaaagaaaaagaggaagaaaggtGTGAGttcaaatcctttccaatttttactaataaattaatcattaaaattgacttttaaaaatatcaaaaataaaaaataaaaatgggatgaaaaagaagataaaatataggATAATTATGTATCTTAAAACAAAGCTTGATTATTATtggtaaatattttctttaactcCTACTTTACATGTTATAGCATTTATAACCATACCAAAAAAAGCATTGATAAACACACACCAAACTaacaattttgtaacaaaaaatacatGCACAACATTTATAGTAACATGGGATTATatagtataaattaattaatcccCCTCATGGCCCTCATCATTGTAGCTAGCTAGACAAGTTGTTGGTAACggtagttgttgttgttgttgttggtggtaTATTGACTTGATTTGATTATTAGTTCTTGGGAGAAGAAGAGACGATTTTGTAGGCTGATAAAAGAGTGATTCCGAAATAggaaatgaaagcaaaataagAGAGCAAAAGGGAAACCAAGTTTGTTGTGCAGAACTTGCGCACATGGTCGCATATTGGCTGCCAACCCACATGATCCTCTCCAAACTGCCCCACGTAACCTATTGCAGTTGCCGCTGCACATCCAGCTATCAACAACACCATCATCACCTTCAAGgtcaaattaaattcttttttcactaattttgttGGCTGAAAAGTCAAATTGTAACCAAacccttttctcatttttacATTAAATGAATCAATCAAACCGCACCATGATGTGTCATTATGAATTTGATTACAAGCTAGAgaatactaataaaataatatgttaaattatgcTGATTTTAATGACTATGGACATGTTTGAGTTGTCATCTAACATGCACTGACACATTTTAAGACTAAGGTGACGCGGGTTTTAAGATCAATCTAACGgatcaacacaaaaaacataCTATAAATCGATCCGTTTCAAAAACACAGTTTTGAGGTTCACCAACGGTTattgaatataatttattttcacatgtaactaataaaaatcatttttttataactttaaaaatcattttcataaaaattaataaaataaccttggataataatttatgattaaatggtaatgtaaacttattttatattaatgtctaacactttttttttctaggcATACATATATGATGCATATATTTACGACATCATTGGAGAAGGAAAAGGATTAAGCTTACAATGTCATGCAAGAATAGGAAGAAATGGTATCTTGGTGATGCTTGACGTTTCATGAGAAAGTTCAGTACCAGTGTCAGCAAAGACAAGGCAACGACTACACCATTTGCTGCAACAAAAAACCTGTGGTACCGAAAAGCAGACAGaggataattgaaaaaaaaaatatttttgatgtTATTCTGTACTATCTCTTCTCATGCTGTTCCGTGTTCCGTGTTTTACAGAACAGTATGGGAAGGGAGAGCAGAAAAATCAAATCTTTGAAATTGAAGGTACTTACTTGAAGGAGGGTGAGTAATAAAAGTGGGCTTGGAAGCGGATAGCGAAGATGAGAACGGTTTGGTTGTTGGTGACCATGACGGCGATTGAAGCTGCAGAGAGGAGAGTGGGTATGATTCTGAGGATGTCTTGAGCCATCAAGAAAATAGTTAGTATAATCCTATGTTGTTGTTGTGAGGCTGATCGAGGCTGATTTGGATTTGGAGTATACTATGGAGGAATCTTTGGCGTCAGGCATATGGAAAAGGGAAACCGTTTCGAGTTACTTTAAAGGAAGGGAAATGGGTAGTAAAGAGTAGAGAGCTTGATTGGGGAAGAATACGACAGGGAATGGAAGGCAGAGACTGACAGGGAAGTGATGATGATGAAAATACTAGTATGTGTGAATTTAACAAGAGAAATTgcggaaaaaggaaaaagaatgaGACATTGTCCCGAGGACAAGCTGCAAAAATGGGATCTTTAAAAGAGGAATATTGGGAATTTAGGACtgtgagttttttattttttactttaaaatatagtaatttataaaataaaacgtGTTGGtggaaattgaaattatttttaattaaattttaaaatgtttttacatttacttttaaaaccaatattttttttaatttagtttttattttaggaaaatacACTTTTAACATTTGCCGGTAATTCTTGTTATTCTTGTTATGATTACTTACGttaccattattattattatctttaatattATCTCATCACCTCCATtgcaattaatataattgtCAGTTGTCATTATTAACTATTACCATAATTAGCATCTTTATTGTTGTTACCTTTGTTATCATTATCCTTATTACAAAAACACCACTAGAActaattttaataacaaaagaaaactttgaaaataaattattttaaaataaaaaattggagaaaaatttacaattaaatgttaaaaactaaaagataattgttgtttttaacaaaatttgaaaCTCACAACTATGAATAAACCGCCTCAGACGAGGTTGGGAAGTAACtgtttgtaaaattgatttcaaTTGAGTATATtatgttgtttaattttaaaaggaaattagTAGTAAAAATTAATAGTTGTGAGTATAACAagctttaaattaaaattaatttttcatcataAACTAAACGTAAAAATTtgtctaaaattttgttaattgatATTGTAATGTGATTCTAGATAGTGAAACATCaatcaaaataaacataatttcaaTACTCTTAtcttacttattaaaaaaatactcttatcttattaaataatgaacttaaatgtatttttagtcatttactGTGCTTGTTTTGCAAATTCGGTCTTCTAATATTGgcttaaatatcatttttttctaccatttagcatttttttcatttttatctttgtaaaaaaattattttaattcttataaaatgtattttttttgtctttcatcCTTAAAACACTTTGGATAACGGTTTTTTTCactacttaaaatatttttcactattTAAAGCGTTTAGtgtggaaagaaaagaaacaaagaataaatatttgaattaaaatagtatGGTAGAGGCCTGGAATCCAcaccaatttttaaaaatttatctttcttttcattccaTTTCTTCTCTACCAAACTAAGCCTAATTGAGGAAGGGGGTAATGTGAGTTGAGAGTTTACTAAATTTGTCCACAAATATGTAGGCAtgaaaatattaactaaataaattGTGTGAATGTAAGCATGATGGGTTGAACCACgttaaataaatttgtgatCTTTTTGATCTTTTTTAAATCTTACGGTATTGTCTTATCTTTTATGTGTATTCTTTCTCATTGTGAGTAAT
The Glycine max cultivar Williams 82 chromosome 16, Glycine_max_v4.0, whole genome shotgun sequence genome window above contains:
- the LOC100803541 gene encoding uncharacterized protein isoform X1, with protein sequence MGCTYSVYRKKKSSFPEVVVFVPSTRIPVQSDLQRVLKGVIPRDLADKLAALRNQIVLIAEDTGGSAVTELQRALNEYLSVLIGLTKKEYGLEGVIDFKWKNIEDGRQDSSISNTWFEVLSSVHLMSMLTLSEADSLMIPKDPSGSGFRVVSSDSKREAIDLLLKASGYLEFCVRDVLTRIPAETKKTFPHDLQEGVLEAIAIQTLGQGTEIQLGLAVESQKATLSVKRRLACEQLIYFSQAYHCLSGCDINQGLGRKHIRFIKWKFLESKAAAYYYHGLILDKGSEPSSHIGAVSCFLAAEELLAESKKACLSFCLAPPVTRAPPVWGAMKFLHQKIPEVASRKSQMYGYLWEKEKGLQSLPDLPEFQLSLRPDDYELPEIDPAWDSKNWKSLGQPLKEHLRDSDETEENPTD
- the LOC100808345 gene encoding CASP-like protein 1F2 isoform X1, which codes for MAQDILRIIPTLLSAASIAVMVTNNQTVLIFAIRFQAHFYYSPSFKFFVAANGVVVALSLLTLVLNFLMKRQASPRYHFFLFLHDIVMMVLLIAGCAAATAIGYVGQFGEDHVGWQPICDHVRKFCTTNLVSLLLSYFAFISYFGITLLSAYKIVSSSPKN
- the LOC100808345 gene encoding CASP-like protein 1F2 isoform X2; translation: MAQDILRIIPTLLSAASIAVMVTNNQTVLIFAIRFQAHFYYSPSFKFFVAANGVVVALSLLTLVLNFLMKRQASPRYHFFLFLHDILDVQRQLQ